One window of the Chryseobacterium camelliae genome contains the following:
- a CDS encoding efflux RND transporter periplasmic adaptor subunit → MKTYLYSTFILSALLLGSCSKEKKSAHNNDAPVSVTVSRTSMGGEGSSFTASGKLVAKNSVNVSTRMMGYITSMKAEVGQNVTAGQLLVSINATDIQAKGGQAGAQISQAQASYNIARKDYERFQNLYRSQSASQKELDDMRARYEMAQAGLQAAQQMKNEVSAQYRYANITAPISGTITAKFAEQGDMASPGMPLLTIESPSLLQAQVLVSEQDITTISNGMPVDVTLKSMNRTVSGSVSEISKSAAGTGGQYRVKITIHNASGLLPGMFVNVQFPVKTSGKISHSFEESMMIPRAALVKNGQLTGVYVVSSQNTAVLRWLKTGKTIGEQVEVLSGLSPEESYIVSSTGKLYNGAKVQVK, encoded by the coding sequence ATGAAAACATACCTTTATTCAACCTTTATTCTCAGTGCGCTCCTGTTGGGAAGCTGTTCAAAAGAGAAAAAATCTGCACACAATAATGATGCGCCCGTTTCGGTTACGGTAAGCCGGACAAGTATGGGTGGCGAAGGCTCATCATTCACTGCAAGCGGAAAACTGGTAGCTAAAAATTCCGTCAATGTTTCCACCCGGATGATGGGCTACATTACTTCCATGAAAGCCGAAGTCGGACAGAACGTTACAGCCGGGCAGCTTCTGGTAAGCATCAATGCAACGGATATCCAGGCGAAAGGCGGACAGGCCGGTGCACAGATTTCCCAGGCTCAGGCCAGCTACAATATTGCCAGGAAAGATTACGAACGATTCCAGAATCTGTACAGATCCCAAAGTGCTTCCCAGAAAGAACTGGATGATATGAGAGCCCGTTATGAAATGGCACAGGCTGGATTGCAGGCGGCACAACAGATGAAAAATGAGGTCAGTGCGCAATACCGTTATGCCAACATTACGGCACCTATTTCCGGAACCATTACGGCAAAATTCGCAGAGCAGGGCGATATGGCCAGCCCGGGGATGCCCCTGCTGACCATAGAATCACCATCATTGTTGCAGGCGCAGGTTCTGGTTTCCGAGCAGGATATCACCACGATTTCCAACGGAATGCCTGTAGACGTTACTTTAAAATCAATGAACAGGACTGTTTCAGGATCAGTATCGGAAATCAGTAAATCAGCGGCCGGTACAGGCGGGCAATATCGGGTGAAAATTACTATTCACAATGCTTCCGGCCTGCTTCCGGGAATGTTTGTGAATGTGCAGTTTCCGGTTAAAACATCAGGAAAGATCAGTCACAGTTTTGAGGAAAGTATGATGATTCCAAGAGCTGCGTTGGTCAAAAACGGTCAGCTTACAGGCGTTTATGTGGTCAGCTCACAAAACACGGCAGTTCTGAGGTGGCTCAAGACAGGTAAAACAATCGGGGAGCAGGTTGAGGTGTTGTCAGGTTTAAGTCCTGAAGAATCATACATCGTGTCTTCCACAGGAAAATTGTATAACGGCGCAAAAGTGCAGGTAAAATAG
- a CDS encoding TolC family protein — protein sequence MRKIALLVLVFTAYTEIFSQEIVSIARADLETKATDHNLQVKMARKEAELARAELLGTRSVYLPDVNASYTFSNTNNPLYAFGTKLNQERITMTDFDPDHLNSPESISNFATKIEVRQPIINMDAVYLKKAGQVKAEVLNIKTERTKEYVQFELRKSYMMLQLAYKMLETLEDARQTTIANKKVIDNYYRNGMIQKSEVLYMDVRISEIDSQIQTAKSNIRNASDYLYFLLDEDPGNRILKPAEALEYTEYITDSGMKLNQNRKDLQAYQKSLEAYDWLIKSSKAKFLPRLNAFGSFEMYDHKIARFNANGYLAGIQLSWNVFDGLKSRSEQEKYKAERSRAQTEIEQYIKKGQLELNKAGRQIEDAASKINFTKQAWEQSKEAYRIRKNRYDQGLEKSAHLLSAETLMSQKELEYQQAVFEYNVAGEYEKFLTK from the coding sequence ATGAGAAAAATAGCCCTACTTGTTTTAGTATTCACGGCATATACGGAAATCTTTTCGCAGGAGATTGTTTCTATTGCCAGAGCGGACCTGGAAACTAAGGCGACAGACCATAACCTTCAGGTGAAAATGGCAAGGAAAGAAGCAGAGCTGGCCCGGGCCGAGCTTCTCGGGACCAGGTCTGTGTATCTTCCTGATGTGAACGCATCATATACCTTTTCCAATACCAATAATCCGTTGTACGCCTTCGGGACCAAGCTCAACCAGGAAAGGATCACGATGACGGATTTCGATCCCGATCATCTGAACAGCCCGGAAAGCATATCCAATTTTGCAACAAAAATAGAGGTGCGGCAGCCGATCATCAATATGGATGCCGTATACCTGAAAAAAGCGGGACAGGTAAAAGCAGAGGTGTTGAACATCAAAACGGAAAGAACAAAAGAATATGTCCAGTTTGAGCTCAGGAAATCGTATATGATGCTTCAGCTGGCTTACAAAATGCTGGAAACGCTGGAAGATGCTAGGCAAACAACCATCGCCAACAAAAAGGTCATTGATAATTATTACAGAAACGGGATGATCCAGAAATCAGAAGTGCTGTATATGGACGTCCGCATCAGCGAAATTGATAGCCAGATCCAGACCGCAAAATCCAATATCAGAAACGCTTCCGATTATTTGTACTTCCTTTTGGACGAAGATCCGGGAAACAGAATCCTGAAACCTGCGGAAGCATTGGAATATACAGAATATATCACTGATTCCGGAATGAAGCTTAATCAGAACCGAAAAGATTTGCAGGCCTACCAAAAATCTCTGGAAGCCTACGATTGGCTGATCAAATCATCAAAGGCAAAATTTCTTCCCAGGCTCAACGCGTTTGGAAGCTTTGAGATGTATGATCATAAGATCGCCCGGTTCAATGCCAACGGTTACCTGGCCGGAATCCAGCTTTCGTGGAATGTTTTTGATGGGCTGAAGTCACGAAGTGAACAGGAAAAATACAAAGCTGAACGTTCCCGGGCGCAGACGGAAATCGAACAGTATATCAAAAAAGGCCAGCTGGAACTGAACAAAGCCGGCCGCCAGATTGAAGATGCGGCATCGAAGATCAATTTCACGAAACAGGCGTGGGAACAAAGCAAAGAAGCCTACAGGATCCGGAAAAACCGTTATGACCAGGGACTTGAAAAATCCGCCCACCTCCTTTCCGCAGAGACCCTGATGTCCCAAAAAGAACTGGAATATCAGCAGGCCGTTTTTGAGTATAACGTGGCCGGGGAATATGAGAAGTTTTTAACTAAATAA
- a CDS encoding rhodanese-like domain-containing protein: MLDAIKNLFGMDKTDYAALLKEGAVILDVRSKSEYDGGHIKNSVNIPVDQLQGNLSKLKDKNKPVITCCASGIRSASAKSILQNNGYKNVYNGGGWTSLNNKM, translated from the coding sequence ATGTTAGATGCAATAAAAAACCTGTTCGGAATGGATAAAACCGACTATGCAGCACTTTTAAAAGAAGGTGCGGTAATCCTGGATGTAAGAAGCAAAAGCGAATATGACGGAGGACATATTAAAAACTCTGTCAATATCCCTGTCGACCAGCTTCAGGGTAACCTTTCAAAGCTGAAGGATAAAAACAAACCTGTTATTACCTGTTGTGCATCGGGGATAAGAAGCGCTTCTGCTAAAAGTATTCTGCAGAACAACGGGTATAAGAATGTCTATAACGGTGGCGGTTGGACAAGTTTAAACAACAAGATGTGA
- a CDS encoding Crp/Fnr family transcriptional regulator, translating to MNIHEILDPELKKEIAESRDLKLFPAGTVILDIDSYVNYIPLVMSGSVKVVRTEEDGREILLYYLIPGESCISSILSGLTQGTSKIKAVVEEDAEILMLSLVKAKEWLTKYPEWSVFVFELYHKRFEDLVMMVNSIAFQKVDTRILNLLNQKSKLYKSKELHVTHQQLADELGITREAVSRVLKLIESEGKIKLSRNKISLL from the coding sequence ATGAATATTCATGAAATATTAGATCCGGAATTAAAGAAAGAAATTGCAGAGAGCCGGGATTTAAAATTGTTCCCTGCCGGTACTGTAATTCTGGATATTGATTCCTATGTGAATTATATTCCCCTGGTCATGTCGGGGAGTGTAAAAGTAGTGCGGACAGAAGAGGACGGAAGGGAAATCCTTCTGTACTATCTCATTCCCGGGGAAAGCTGTATCTCATCCATCCTTTCAGGATTAACACAGGGCACCTCTAAAATTAAGGCTGTGGTAGAGGAAGATGCAGAAATCCTTATGCTTTCCCTGGTTAAAGCCAAAGAATGGCTTACGAAATACCCGGAATGGTCGGTTTTTGTTTTTGAGCTGTACCACAAAAGGTTTGAAGATCTGGTGATGATGGTGAATTCAATTGCTTTCCAGAAAGTGGATACACGAATTCTCAACTTATTGAATCAGAAATCTAAGCTCTACAAATCGAAGGAACTTCATGTTACCCATCAGCAGCTGGCCGATGAGCTCGGAATTACCCGGGAAGCGGTGAGCCGTGTTCTCAAGCTTATAGAGAGCGAAGGCAAAATAAAACTTTCCCGAAATAAAATCAGCCTATTGTAA
- a CDS encoding MarR family winged helix-turn-helix transcriptional regulator, giving the protein MKISPQEQLYKVSRLIETMRDIRKVVRTQFMKKMKDHDLDLTIEMLEVLHILWNQDNVNQQEIVDKTNRNKASITSLISNMTARGLVQRNPDPLDRRNRLISLTPEGERYQQKLIPLLEEVYAPLLSADMIREIEHTTNQLQNILQTISE; this is encoded by the coding sequence ATGAAAATTAGTCCACAAGAGCAGTTGTACAAAGTTTCAAGATTGATAGAGACGATGCGCGATATCAGAAAAGTGGTGCGTACACAGTTCATGAAGAAAATGAAGGATCATGATCTTGACCTGACCATTGAAATGCTGGAAGTATTGCATATCCTCTGGAACCAGGATAACGTCAACCAACAGGAAATCGTAGATAAGACCAACCGGAATAAAGCCAGCATCACCTCTCTCATCAGTAATATGACCGCCCGTGGCCTTGTGCAAAGAAATCCCGATCCGCTGGACAGGAGGAACAGGCTGATTTCGCTGACACCGGAAGGTGAACGCTACCAGCAAAAGCTGATTCCCCTGCTGGAAGAAGTCTACGCACCCTTACTGTCCGCAGATATGATCCGGGAGATTGAGCATACAACAAATCAGCTTCAGAATATCCTCCAAACGATCAGCGAATGA
- a CDS encoding universal stress protein, translating to MKTILVPVDSTATTENAVLFAAEWAEKYGYDHIILMKTYDSIFDYINISEGYTIVNEETVNSAREHTEALFDRLDHLIKTTGFSHTVSRFTSQLTLLRSINTRLKADPTVELIILGSEGQAGSNDSTVSENIISIGRISRVKTLIVPAGYHFKDVVNVLIPCDISRADHLERLSDYKSFLKNKNHHLMLLYIDTKGNKDVRDQNKEVWEDYVHGYLKNIPFSIHYSFGKEIVKGILSFAAYHGTDLIIALPGEHSFLYHMANRSISEALYQHVSRPVLILK from the coding sequence ATGAAAACAATATTGGTACCGGTTGATTCAACGGCGACAACCGAAAATGCAGTATTATTTGCCGCGGAATGGGCTGAAAAATATGGCTACGATCATATCATCCTCATGAAAACATATGATTCCATATTTGACTACATCAATATTTCAGAGGGCTATACGATTGTGAACGAAGAAACCGTGAATAGCGCCCGTGAACATACGGAAGCATTGTTTGACCGGCTGGACCACCTGATTAAAACAACAGGTTTTAGCCATACCGTATCCAGGTTTACCAGTCAGCTTACCCTGCTGCGCAGCATTAATACCCGTCTGAAAGCAGATCCTACCGTAGAACTAATCATCTTAGGAAGTGAAGGTCAGGCAGGCAGTAATGACAGTACTGTTTCAGAAAACATCATAAGCATCGGAAGGATAAGCCGGGTTAAAACACTGATTGTTCCCGCCGGCTATCATTTTAAAGATGTAGTCAATGTCCTTATTCCATGTGATATCAGCCGCGCGGATCACCTGGAGAGGCTTTCGGATTATAAGTCATTTTTGAAGAATAAGAACCATCATCTCATGCTGCTTTATATAGATACGAAAGGGAATAAGGATGTGAGGGATCAGAATAAAGAGGTTTGGGAAGATTACGTGCACGGTTATCTGAAAAATATACCTTTCAGCATTCATTATTCTTTCGGTAAAGAAATCGTAAAGGGAATACTTTCTTTTGCAGCGTACCATGGAACGGATCTCATCATTGCTTTACCGGGAGAGCACAGCTTTCTTTATCATATGGCCAATCGCAGCATTTCAGAGGCACTATACCAGCATGTCAGCCGGCCGGTGCTGATATTAAAATAA
- a CDS encoding response regulator transcription factor: protein MNILLVEDDERISKFLLKGLGEAGHQVSLAESGESAREMIGSYDFDVILMDIMLPGLDGVQLTQLIRFKEIHIPILVLSALNSPDDKVKMLDMGADDYLTKPFHFDELLSRINALTRRNRLSYQKSSELLHCRNITINKDLHTVTQDARPVNLSPTEYKLLLFLLENKNKVLSRTQILNGVWGINFDSTTNVVDVYVSYLRNKIDESQGQIIYTVKGAGYLIKE, encoded by the coding sequence ATGAATATTCTCTTAGTAGAAGATGACGAAAGAATAAGCAAGTTCCTCCTGAAGGGACTGGGCGAAGCCGGGCATCAGGTGAGCCTTGCCGAAAGCGGTGAATCTGCCCGAGAGATGATCGGTTCCTATGATTTTGATGTAATTCTGATGGATATAATGCTTCCCGGCCTAGACGGCGTACAGCTGACGCAGCTGATCCGGTTTAAGGAAATCCACATTCCGATCCTCGTATTAAGCGCACTGAACAGCCCTGATGACAAAGTAAAAATGCTGGATATGGGCGCCGATGATTACCTTACCAAGCCTTTTCATTTTGATGAGCTGCTTTCCCGGATCAATGCCCTGACCCGGCGCAACCGGCTGTCATACCAGAAAAGCTCGGAACTGCTGCATTGCCGGAATATCACCATCAACAAAGACCTCCACACTGTTACTCAGGATGCCCGGCCGGTAAACCTATCGCCGACGGAATACAAACTCCTGCTGTTCCTGCTGGAAAATAAGAACAAAGTGCTGAGCCGGACCCAGATCCTGAACGGCGTGTGGGGCATCAATTTCGACAGTACCACCAACGTCGTGGATGTGTATGTATCGTATCTCAGAAATAAAATCGATGAATCCCAGGGACAGATTATTTATACCGTAAAAGGAGCCGGATACCTGATCAAAGAGTGA